The following proteins are encoded in a genomic region of Myxococcota bacterium:
- a CDS encoding lysophospholipid acyltransferase family protein: MPALAERWLRRAVTIPSYVVAALAWLALLPVWAPAAWLVDRALPGRATLPLASFALLYLWCECAGMAASLAIWCLPPWGTGESRRRSQMRRNSALQVWWATRLFRGAERLFAFHVEVEGDEALAGAPPLLLIRHGGTADTLVAAALVSGPHGHRFRYVLKRELLVDPCLDLNGNRLPNHFVRRGSGDGAAEIRAIVALLDDLDPDEGVLIYPEGTRFSEAKRERAIARYEERGDRELAARARALRHTLLPRPGGAVALLAANPGLDVVVAAHTGFEDAGSALATWRGGLRGARVALGFWRIPFAALPCGDAHDDAARLAWLHAQWQRVDDWIAAQRARGARA, translated from the coding sequence GTGCCGGCGCTCGCGGAACGCTGGCTCCGCCGCGCCGTCACGATCCCGAGCTACGTCGTCGCCGCGCTCGCATGGCTCGCGCTGCTGCCGGTGTGGGCGCCCGCCGCCTGGCTCGTCGACCGCGCACTCCCCGGCCGCGCGACGCTCCCGCTCGCGTCGTTCGCGCTGCTCTACCTGTGGTGCGAGTGCGCGGGCATGGCGGCGAGCCTCGCCATCTGGTGCCTGCCTCCGTGGGGCACGGGCGAGTCGCGCCGACGTTCCCAGATGCGGCGCAACTCCGCGCTCCAGGTCTGGTGGGCCACGCGCCTCTTCCGCGGCGCCGAGCGCCTCTTCGCATTCCACGTCGAGGTCGAGGGCGACGAAGCGCTCGCCGGCGCACCGCCGCTGCTCCTGATCCGCCACGGCGGCACCGCCGACACGCTCGTCGCGGCCGCGCTCGTCTCGGGCCCGCACGGACACCGCTTCCGCTACGTGCTGAAGCGCGAGCTGCTCGTCGACCCGTGCCTCGACTTGAACGGCAACCGCCTGCCGAACCACTTCGTGCGGCGCGGCAGCGGCGACGGCGCGGCCGAGATCCGCGCGATCGTCGCGCTGCTCGACGACCTCGACCCGGACGAGGGCGTCCTCATCTACCCGGAAGGCACGCGCTTCAGCGAGGCGAAGCGCGAGCGCGCGATCGCGCGCTACGAGGAGCGCGGCGATCGCGAGCTGGCCGCGCGCGCGCGCGCGCTGCGCCACACGCTGCTGCCGCGGCCGGGCGGCGCGGTCGCGCTGCTCGCGGCGAACCCGGGGCTCGACGTCGTCGTCGCGGCCCACACGGGCTTCGAGGATGCGGGCTCCGCGCTCGCGACGTGGCGCGGTGGCCTGCGCGGCGCGCGCGTCGCACTCGGTTTCTGGCGCATCCCGTTCGCCGCGCTCCCGTGCGGCGATGCCCACGACGACGCCGCGCGCCTCGCGTGGCTCCACGCACAGTGGCAGCGCGTCGACGACTGGATCGCCGCGCAGCGCGCGCGAGGCGCGCGCGCGTAG
- a CDS encoding chalcone isomerase family protein produces MRCPSNGRAAALALALALSLAGPRDAGAASLEGVAFADRVQAGDVALDLHALALLRYRVLFRAYVAGLYVAAPSDAEAILDDVPKRLELSYFWPIAGADFGPAADALLARNVPAERLARLRPRIERLHGAYRDVEPGDRYALTYLPGRGTELALNGRPLVVIEGADFAAAYFSIWLGERPLDEGLRDALLGRGD; encoded by the coding sequence ATGCGCTGCCCTAGCAACGGGCGCGCGGCCGCGCTCGCGCTCGCCCTCGCGCTGTCGCTCGCGGGCCCGCGCGACGCGGGCGCGGCGTCGCTCGAGGGCGTCGCGTTCGCCGACCGCGTGCAGGCGGGCGACGTCGCGCTCGACCTGCACGCGCTCGCACTGCTGCGCTACCGCGTGCTCTTCCGCGCCTACGTCGCCGGGCTCTACGTCGCCGCGCCGTCCGACGCCGAGGCGATCCTCGACGACGTGCCCAAGCGGCTCGAGCTCTCGTACTTCTGGCCGATCGCGGGCGCGGACTTCGGCCCCGCCGCCGACGCGCTGCTCGCGCGCAACGTCCCGGCCGAGCGGCTCGCGCGCCTGCGCCCTCGCATCGAGCGGCTCCACGGCGCGTATCGCGACGTCGAGCCGGGCGATCGCTATGCGCTCACCTACCTGCCCGGGCGCGGCACCGAGCTCGCGCTGAACGGCCGACCGCTCGTCGTGATCGAAGGCGCCGACTTCGCCGCCGCCTACTTCTCGATCTGGCTCGGCGAGCGCCCGCTCGACGAAGGCCTGCGCGACGCGCTCCTCGGGCGAGGCGACTGA
- a CDS encoding pyrroloquinoline quinone-dependent dehydrogenase — MPQRRRPPLAAIEQLALLALLALATGTAGCDGGHAPRAAGGPVADWPAYGGSHAGTRHSPLTQIDRSNVDALEVAWEFHTGDVSTEGHLATSFQATPTLVGDTLYVCTPRNRVIALDPETGEERWRYDAHLDSAGMYVITCRGVSHWSEPAPVAGRACQRRVFMGTLDARLVALDADTGKPCLDFGDQGEIDLREGVGDTYPGEYGVTSPPTVVGDRLVTGALVLDNIRTDAPGGVVRAYDVRTGDKLWAWDPVAPGTPPERDADGNVHYARGTTNAWTTFAADPALGLVYVPTGNTSPDYYGGHRNGSDYYSSSVVALDAATGAVRWHFQTVHHDVWDYDVPSQPALFDWPGPDGPVPALAQATKLGHVFFLDRRTGEPLWPVEERPVPQGALPGEVLSPTQPFPTRPAPIHPAKLEPDDAFGFTFWDRGRCREQIESMRSEGIFTPPSTQGSIHFPGMVGGSNWGSLTIDPERGLLVANSTRVATWVKSIPREEYARMEAAGELVPGRSYEPAAGTPYVVTREFLASPFGAPCNPPPWGVLTAIDLRTGERRWEVPLGSTRDMAPWPLWLELGVPNQGGSITTASGLVFVAATTDDFLRAFDVETGEKLWQARLPAGGQATPMTYRLRPDGRQYVVIAAGGHGLLHTTPGDSVVAYALP, encoded by the coding sequence ATGCCGCAACGACGCCGCCCGCCGCTCGCCGCGATCGAGCAACTCGCACTCCTCGCGCTCCTCGCGCTCGCGACCGGCACCGCCGGCTGCGACGGCGGGCACGCGCCGCGCGCCGCCGGCGGCCCGGTCGCCGACTGGCCCGCCTACGGCGGCTCGCACGCCGGCACGCGCCACTCGCCGCTCACCCAGATCGACCGCTCGAACGTCGACGCGCTCGAGGTCGCGTGGGAGTTCCACACGGGCGACGTGTCGACCGAGGGCCACCTCGCCACGTCGTTCCAGGCGACGCCCACGCTCGTCGGCGACACGCTCTACGTGTGCACGCCGCGCAACCGCGTGATCGCGCTCGACCCCGAGACGGGCGAGGAGCGCTGGCGCTACGACGCGCACCTCGACAGCGCGGGCATGTACGTGATCACGTGCCGCGGCGTGTCGCACTGGAGCGAGCCCGCGCCGGTCGCGGGGCGCGCGTGCCAGCGGCGCGTCTTCATGGGCACGCTCGACGCGCGCCTCGTCGCGCTCGACGCCGACACGGGCAAGCCGTGCCTCGACTTCGGCGACCAGGGCGAGATCGACCTGCGCGAGGGCGTGGGCGACACGTACCCGGGCGAGTACGGCGTGACGTCGCCGCCGACCGTCGTCGGCGACCGCCTCGTCACCGGCGCGCTCGTGCTCGACAACATCCGCACCGACGCGCCGGGCGGCGTCGTGCGCGCCTACGACGTGCGCACGGGCGACAAGCTCTGGGCGTGGGATCCCGTCGCGCCGGGCACGCCGCCCGAGCGCGACGCGGACGGCAACGTCCACTACGCGCGCGGCACGACGAACGCGTGGACGACGTTCGCGGCCGATCCCGCGCTCGGGCTCGTCTACGTGCCGACGGGCAACACCTCGCCCGACTACTACGGCGGCCACCGCAACGGCTCGGACTACTACTCGAGCTCGGTCGTCGCGCTCGACGCCGCGACGGGCGCCGTGCGCTGGCACTTCCAGACCGTGCACCACGACGTCTGGGACTACGACGTGCCCTCGCAGCCGGCGCTCTTCGACTGGCCCGGGCCGGACGGGCCCGTCCCCGCGCTCGCGCAGGCGACGAAGCTCGGCCACGTGTTCTTCCTCGATCGCCGCACGGGCGAGCCCCTCTGGCCGGTCGAGGAGCGGCCCGTGCCGCAGGGCGCGCTGCCGGGCGAGGTGCTGTCGCCGACGCAGCCCTTCCCGACGCGCCCCGCGCCCATCCATCCCGCGAAGCTCGAGCCCGACGACGCCTTCGGCTTCACCTTCTGGGACCGCGGCCGCTGTCGCGAGCAGATCGAGTCGATGCGCTCGGAGGGCATCTTCACGCCGCCGAGCACGCAGGGCTCGATCCACTTCCCGGGCATGGTCGGCGGCTCGAACTGGGGAAGCCTGACGATCGACCCCGAGCGCGGCCTGCTCGTCGCGAACTCGACGCGCGTCGCGACCTGGGTGAAGAGCATCCCGCGCGAGGAGTACGCGCGCATGGAAGCCGCGGGCGAGCTCGTGCCCGGCCGCAGCTACGAGCCCGCCGCCGGCACGCCCTACGTCGTCACGCGCGAGTTCCTCGCGTCGCCGTTCGGCGCGCCGTGCAACCCGCCGCCGTGGGGCGTGCTGACGGCGATCGACCTGCGCACGGGCGAGCGCCGCTGGGAGGTGCCGCTCGGCAGCACGCGCGACATGGCGCCGTGGCCCCTCTGGCTCGAGCTCGGCGTGCCGAACCAGGGCGGCTCGATCACGACCGCGTCGGGCCTCGTCTTCGTCGCCGCGACGACGGACGACTTCCTGCGCGCGTTCGACGTGGAGACGGGCGAGAAGCTCTGGCAGGCGCGCCTCCCCGCCGGTGGACAGGCGACGCCGATGACCTATCGACTGCGGCCCGACGGCCGGCAGTACGTCGTCATCGCCGCGGGCGGGCACGGCCTGCTGCACACGACGCCCGGCGACTCGGTGGTGGCGTATGCGCTGCCCTAG
- a CDS encoding DUF3313 family protein: MPRTPVRRRARAALLACAAALACAPDLASLPVRYVGDLEGLERVRLAPWDEAYRRPRAHFAALRGVHVAPVAIADDVDTGGVLYRERDLERVRRRLELALAQSLEQAFPISRAGGSGVLRVEATIVALRSTLPPVPPPGFDASRSRGTGAAGVQIALRDARSGKLLMALRDRREAAALPLPATTWADAEWWFRYWSDALRDLLVRESGG; encoded by the coding sequence ATGCCGCGAACGCCGGTCCGTCGCCGCGCGCGCGCCGCGCTGCTCGCGTGCGCCGCCGCGCTCGCGTGCGCGCCCGACCTCGCCTCGCTGCCGGTCCGCTACGTCGGCGACCTCGAGGGCCTCGAGCGCGTGCGGCTCGCACCGTGGGACGAGGCCTACCGTCGGCCGCGCGCGCACTTCGCCGCGCTCCGCGGCGTGCACGTCGCGCCCGTCGCGATCGCGGACGACGTCGACACCGGTGGCGTCCTCTACCGCGAGCGCGATCTCGAGCGCGTGCGGCGCCGGCTCGAGCTCGCGCTCGCGCAGTCGCTCGAGCAGGCCTTCCCGATCTCGCGCGCGGGCGGCTCCGGCGTGCTGCGCGTCGAGGCGACGATCGTCGCGCTGCGCTCGACGCTTCCGCCCGTGCCGCCGCCGGGCTTCGACGCGTCCCGCTCGCGCGGCACGGGCGCCGCGGGCGTGCAGATCGCCCTGCGCGACGCGCGCAGCGGCAAGCTCCTGATGGCGCTCCGCGACCGCCGCGAGGCCGCCGCCCTCCCGCTCCCGGCGACGACGTGGGCCGATGCCGAGTGGTGGTTCCGATACTGGAGCGACGCGCTGCGCGACCTGCTCGTGCGCGAGAGCGGCGGCTGA
- a CDS encoding glycosyltransferase family 39 protein has protein sequence MPDRARTASAASGPAVLRALAAPEPARGRAFRALAALVTLAALAGAAHAYAHSPRRLVFPDAFDYAQMGRQIARGEGMTSLQAFPYALGWLADRERATAPPWPNLWRFPLPTWIRAASLAALGESDAAAIAPSLLFSALTATLLFALANRLAGPAAGLAAAAIWTLAASQRELATTGLSEPGAAPSRPPSRSLRSRARRRRARGGRRGRAARRRAPPPHEPRGARAARARARRGGAREHRLARAAVLVAAALAVALPWWLHTAHAWGEPFLNLTTDRGLLRLALGRDPFYALRVEDADGALARSLALYPSGWTWAWLRDAAPRMLGRDLGALAPIALVAAVVDARAARTDARAHARALVAALATSGLVATALVFAPIYPDVLRFYWPYAPLVAAVACAGALARVPGAWRAAAAAAGVLAFALLAPRERAAPLLGAAEDAPARETAEIARFVPPGGVVASDVSFAVAWQAERPSVRFVGGWDVLAAIDWTVVPVDAIHLSPSAPASWAAPLARPPLANLFERAPTQAPETGQLWLARRLRAAAPAAGEPPASEGSRR, from the coding sequence GTGCCCGACCGCGCGCGCACCGCCTCCGCTGCATCCGGGCCCGCCGTGCTGCGCGCGCTGGCCGCGCCCGAGCCGGCCCGCGGTCGCGCCTTCCGCGCGCTCGCCGCCCTCGTGACGCTCGCCGCGCTCGCCGGCGCGGCCCACGCCTACGCCCACTCGCCGCGTCGCCTCGTGTTCCCCGACGCGTTCGACTACGCGCAGATGGGCCGGCAGATCGCGCGCGGCGAAGGCATGACGTCGCTGCAGGCGTTCCCGTACGCGCTCGGGTGGCTCGCCGATCGCGAGCGCGCGACTGCGCCGCCGTGGCCCAACCTGTGGCGCTTCCCGCTGCCGACGTGGATCCGCGCGGCGAGCCTCGCCGCGCTCGGCGAGAGCGACGCCGCCGCGATCGCGCCCTCGCTCCTCTTCTCCGCGCTCACCGCGACGCTGCTGTTCGCGCTCGCGAACCGGCTCGCCGGGCCGGCCGCCGGCCTCGCGGCGGCCGCGATCTGGACGCTCGCCGCGAGCCAGCGCGAGCTCGCGACGACGGGCCTGTCCGAGCCCGGCGCCGCGCCCTCGCGGCCGCCCTCGCGCTCGCTGCGCTCGCGCGCGCGACGGCGGCGTGCGCGCGGCGGCCGGCGCGGGCGCGCTGCTCGGCGCCGCGCTCCTCCACCGCACGAACCTCGCGGCGCTCGCGCCGCTCGCGCTCGTGCTCGCCGCGGCGGCGCGCGCGAGCACAGGCTCGCGCGCGCCGCGGTGCTCGTCGCGGCCGCGCTCGCGGTGGCGCTGCCGTGGTGGCTGCACACGGCGCACGCGTGGGGCGAGCCGTTCCTCAACCTCACGACCGACCGCGGCCTGCTGCGGCTCGCGCTCGGGCGCGACCCGTTCTACGCGCTGCGCGTCGAGGACGCGGACGGCGCGCTCGCGCGCAGCCTCGCGCTCTACCCGTCGGGCTGGACGTGGGCGTGGCTGCGCGATGCCGCGCCGCGCATGCTCGGCCGCGACCTCGGTGCGCTCGCGCCGATCGCGCTCGTCGCCGCCGTCGTCGACGCGCGCGCGGCGCGCACCGATGCGCGCGCGCACGCGCGCGCGCTCGTCGCCGCGCTCGCCACGAGCGGGCTCGTCGCGACGGCGCTCGTCTTCGCGCCGATCTACCCCGACGTGCTGCGCTTCTACTGGCCCTACGCGCCGCTCGTCGCGGCCGTCGCGTGCGCGGGCGCGCTCGCGCGCGTGCCCGGCGCGTGGCGCGCGGCGGCGGCCGCCGCCGGCGTGCTCGCCTTCGCGCTGCTCGCGCCGCGCGAGCGCGCGGCGCCGCTGCTCGGCGCGGCCGAGGACGCACCCGCGCGCGAGACGGCCGAGATCGCGCGCTTCGTGCCGCCCGGCGGCGTCGTCGCGAGCGACGTCTCCTTCGCCGTCGCCTGGCAGGCCGAGCGCCCGAGCGTGCGCTTCGTCGGCGGCTGGGACGTGCTGGCCGCGATCGACTGGACCGTCGTGCCCGTCGACGCCATCCACCTCTCGCCGAGCGCGCCCGCGAGCTGGGCCGCCCCGCTCGCGCGCCCGCCGCTCGCGAACCTGTTCGAGCGCGCGCCGACGCAGGCACCGGAGACCGGACAGCTGTGGCTCGCGCGGCGGCTGCGGGCCGCCGCGCCCGCCGCGGGCGAACCGCCCGCGTCCGAGGGATCCCGACGTTAG
- a CDS encoding fused MFS/spermidine synthase, which produces MLFASGFATLAYEIVWFRVFRSIGGNSTYAFTIVLVTFLLGLGTGALGLRPALRRAAPEQVLALVQLLVATTASLAMLGAALVIDDGVGLAITFEQRWVRELAWPARLALHGGAALALMLPATLLMGLSFPLASRMFVGSGGLARVDERVGLAVLLANAGSIAGSIVAATVLLPTLGSMASSRAIACVNLAIGLVVAHAAPGSRGERLRWVAPLAIAGVCFAALVPSALPYRQSALGGLPTRVLFTEEGDLATVRVSESVENPRLRGMSIDGVTIGASAGWSYPIYSKQVLIAHLPMWLEPRIRTALQIGLGSASTLDALSRHPDLERIECVEISAAVVRGSAFFEESRVLADPRVHVAVEDAIHWLLRTPARYDLIVADGKQNDDFSGTAKMMSRELYALALDRLTDDGLFVQWVPIGNGVDELRAIVRTQATVFPHLDVFYDPPTSAIFVGSRRPLAGRERMPAAQARARMGRDLAALGLADPTDVRLEWLADREALVRAVGDGPLNTWDHAIVEFASYRADRRQQGALGYAAASNLAWLLDAAADARPRAPRDLVPATAEGVRAQELVRRAYVELLRADRPAAVALLEEAIAIAPDDALARRAHRRVAVEPPAAAR; this is translated from the coding sequence GTGCTGTTCGCGTCGGGCTTCGCGACGCTCGCCTACGAGATCGTGTGGTTCCGCGTCTTCCGCTCGATCGGCGGCAACAGCACCTACGCCTTCACGATCGTGCTCGTCACGTTCCTGCTCGGGCTCGGCACGGGGGCGCTCGGCCTGCGGCCGGCCCTGCGCCGCGCGGCGCCCGAGCAGGTGCTCGCGCTCGTGCAGCTGCTCGTCGCGACGACGGCCTCGCTCGCGATGCTCGGCGCCGCGCTCGTGATCGACGACGGGGTCGGCCTCGCCATCACGTTCGAGCAGCGCTGGGTGCGCGAGCTCGCGTGGCCCGCGCGGCTCGCGCTGCACGGCGGTGCGGCGCTCGCGCTGATGCTCCCGGCGACCCTGCTCATGGGGCTCTCGTTCCCGCTCGCGAGTCGCATGTTCGTCGGGAGCGGCGGGCTCGCGCGCGTCGACGAGCGCGTCGGCCTCGCGGTGCTGCTCGCGAACGCGGGCAGCATCGCGGGCTCGATCGTCGCGGCGACCGTGCTGCTCCCGACGCTCGGCAGCATGGCGAGCTCGCGCGCGATCGCGTGCGTGAACCTGGCGATCGGGCTCGTCGTCGCGCACGCCGCGCCGGGCTCGCGCGGCGAGCGGCTGCGCTGGGTCGCGCCGCTCGCGATCGCCGGCGTCTGCTTCGCCGCGCTCGTGCCGAGCGCGCTCCCGTACCGCCAGTCCGCGCTCGGCGGGCTGCCGACGCGCGTGCTCTTCACCGAGGAGGGCGACCTCGCGACCGTCCGCGTCAGCGAGTCCGTCGAGAATCCGCGCCTGCGCGGCATGAGCATCGACGGCGTCACCATCGGCGCCTCCGCGGGCTGGAGCTATCCGATCTACAGCAAGCAGGTGCTGATCGCGCACCTGCCGATGTGGCTCGAGCCGCGCATCCGGACCGCGCTGCAGATCGGGCTCGGCTCGGCGTCGACGCTCGACGCGCTCTCGCGCCACCCCGACCTCGAGCGCATCGAGTGCGTCGAGATCAGCGCGGCGGTCGTGCGCGGGAGCGCGTTCTTCGAGGAGTCGCGCGTGCTCGCGGACCCGCGCGTGCACGTCGCGGTCGAGGACGCCATCCACTGGCTGCTGCGCACGCCGGCGCGCTACGACCTGATCGTCGCCGACGGCAAGCAGAACGACGACTTCTCGGGCACCGCGAAGATGATGAGCCGCGAGCTCTACGCGCTCGCGCTCGACCGCCTCACCGACGACGGCCTCTTCGTGCAGTGGGTGCCGATCGGCAATGGCGTCGACGAGCTGCGCGCGATCGTCCGCACGCAGGCGACCGTCTTCCCGCACCTCGACGTCTTCTACGACCCGCCGACGTCCGCGATCTTCGTCGGCAGCCGTCGGCCGCTCGCGGGGCGCGAGCGGATGCCCGCGGCGCAGGCGCGCGCGCGCATGGGCCGCGACCTCGCCGCGCTCGGCCTCGCGGACCCGACCGACGTGCGTCTCGAGTGGCTGGCCGACCGCGAGGCGCTCGTGCGCGCCGTCGGCGACGGCCCGCTCAACACCTGGGACCACGCGATCGTCGAGTTCGCGAGCTACCGCGCGGATCGCCGGCAGCAGGGCGCGCTCGGCTACGCCGCGGCCTCGAACCTCGCGTGGCTGCTCGACGCGGCCGCGGACGCGCGCCCGCGCGCGCCGCGCGACCTCGTGCCGGCGACGGCGGAGGGGGTGCGCGCGCAGGAGCTCGTGCGGCGCGCCTACGTCGAGCTGCTGCGCGCCGACCGCCCGGCGGCCGTCGCGTTGCTCGAGGAGGCGATCGCGATCGCACCGGACGACGCGCTCGCGCGCCGCGCGCACCGCCGCGTGGCCGTCGAGCCGCCGGCCGCGGCTCGTTAG
- a CDS encoding tetratricopeptide repeat protein, translated as MDAKVVRALGAAAIAAAALWLHWPPPGAEFNLDDRGFVANNESIRTPAAAAAALLRSFPPAENARGLYRPVANLSHALEWPFFGDDARGYHAVNAALYALAVALLFAWIAGYAASAPAALAATALFAFHPVHTEAVDSVAGRSELLALVFVLGALLAFRRALFAPGDALPRERLDGRFALLATALVVLAAGAKETGILAVALLALELAIARRVAPARVPIGRAALDLLPFALVALAWATLRYAVLGRFSPENDGKFFAFASPLERAYTMASVYLEYLRLLVWPRVLQPDLYYVNAVGVARALGPRVVAGGAAIAATIAGVALAWRAFAREAPPRAHGPRAAVALGTTAAVVLALPVSHVVDVAVLMGERFLLAPSAGLALAAAPAIDALLRRARAPVARAVLLAAIAGLCVAGAVRSAARAAEWRSESRLWESLVAAAPGDARAWSSLGGVALGRGDLARAREALERAAALDADDYGTRVNLANLLAAEGRRAEALAAFEAMAATGRVDQHVWLGIARLRAGAGDLDGARAAALRALELHPNFAETHRLLDRLEARRARPPAGGTPGPD; from the coding sequence ATGGACGCGAAGGTGGTGCGAGCGCTCGGCGCGGCGGCGATCGCCGCGGCCGCGCTGTGGCTGCACTGGCCGCCGCCGGGCGCCGAGTTCAACCTCGACGACCGCGGCTTCGTCGCGAACAACGAGAGCATCCGCACCCCGGCGGCCGCCGCGGCCGCGCTGCTGCGCTCGTTCCCGCCGGCCGAGAACGCGCGCGGCCTCTACCGCCCCGTCGCCAACCTCTCGCACGCGCTCGAGTGGCCCTTCTTCGGCGACGACGCGCGCGGCTACCACGCGGTGAACGCCGCGCTGTACGCGCTCGCGGTCGCGCTCCTGTTCGCCTGGATCGCGGGCTACGCCGCGAGCGCGCCCGCCGCGCTCGCGGCCACCGCGCTCTTCGCCTTCCACCCCGTGCACACCGAGGCGGTCGACTCGGTGGCCGGGCGCAGCGAGCTGCTCGCGCTCGTGTTCGTCCTCGGCGCGCTGCTCGCCTTCCGCCGCGCGCTCTTCGCGCCGGGCGACGCGCTGCCGCGCGAGCGCCTCGACGGGCGCTTCGCACTCCTCGCCACCGCGCTCGTCGTGCTCGCCGCGGGCGCGAAGGAGACGGGCATCCTCGCGGTCGCGCTGCTCGCGCTCGAGCTCGCGATCGCGCGGCGCGTCGCGCCCGCGCGCGTCCCGATCGGGCGCGCGGCGCTCGACCTCCTGCCCTTCGCACTCGTCGCCCTCGCGTGGGCGACCCTCCGCTACGCGGTGCTCGGCCGCTTCTCGCCCGAGAACGACGGGAAGTTCTTCGCGTTCGCGTCGCCGCTCGAGCGCGCGTACACGATGGCGTCGGTCTACCTCGAGTACCTGCGCCTGCTCGTCTGGCCGCGCGTCCTCCAGCCCGACCTCTACTACGTGAACGCCGTCGGCGTCGCGCGCGCGCTCGGGCCGCGCGTCGTCGCGGGCGGCGCCGCGATCGCCGCGACGATCGCGGGCGTCGCGCTCGCGTGGCGCGCGTTCGCGCGCGAGGCGCCGCCCCGCGCGCACGGACCGCGCGCCGCGGTCGCGCTCGGGACGACCGCGGCCGTCGTGCTCGCGCTCCCCGTGTCGCACGTCGTCGACGTCGCGGTGCTGATGGGCGAGCGCTTCCTGCTCGCGCCGTCGGCCGGGCTCGCGCTCGCGGCGGCCCCCGCGATCGACGCGCTGCTCCGGCGCGCCCGCGCGCCCGTCGCGCGCGCGGTGCTGCTCGCGGCGATCGCGGGGCTCTGCGTCGCGGGCGCCGTCCGCAGCGCCGCGCGCGCCGCCGAGTGGCGCAGCGAGTCGCGCCTGTGGGAGTCGCTCGTCGCGGCCGCGCCGGGCGACGCGCGCGCGTGGTCGTCGCTCGGCGGCGTCGCCCTCGGACGCGGCGACCTCGCGCGCGCGCGCGAGGCCCTCGAGCGCGCCGCCGCGCTCGACGCCGACGACTACGGCACGCGCGTCAACCTCGCGAACCTGCTCGCCGCCGAGGGACGCCGCGCCGAGGCGCTCGCCGCCTTCGAGGCGATGGCCGCGACCGGCCGCGTCGACCAGCACGTCTGGCTCGGCATCGCGCGCCTTCGCGCGGGCGCGGGCGACCTCGACGGCGCACGCGCCGCGGCGCTCCGCGCGCTCGAGCTCCACCCGAACTTCGCGGAGACGCACCGCCTGCTCGATCGCCTCGAGGCCCGCCGCGCGCGCCCCCCGGCTGGCGGGACGCCCGGCCCCGACTAA
- a CDS encoding phosphotriesterase-related protein, with product MTTTIQTVTGPIAADALGRTLMHEHLAIGYPGWEADTIRPGPSRAEMLAKCVDRLQEMKDAGLATMIDPCPNDLGRDVELMAEAAQRAGFQIVCATGLYKQEEGGVAYWHFRNNFGPAVDAMAELFIREIEDGIGSTGIKPGIIKVATGVGRITDYEKQVLEAAARASVATGTPITTHTDQGTMGDEQQRILTGHGVAPERIVVGHSCGTSDHDYHWRIARAGSYLGFDRFGLDMIHPDAERVASLLRLLERGAGDRIVVSHDTVWCWRGAPVPDPSIQAAMEQVWHPLHFTRRIAPKLREGGATDAQIERLLVDNPRAYFSGAKLAALS from the coding sequence ATGACGACGACGATCCAGACGGTGACGGGGCCGATCGCGGCCGACGCGCTCGGGCGCACGCTCATGCACGAGCACCTCGCGATCGGCTACCCGGGCTGGGAGGCCGACACGATCCGCCCCGGGCCCTCGCGCGCCGAGATGCTCGCGAAGTGCGTCGATCGCCTGCAGGAGATGAAGGACGCGGGGCTCGCGACGATGATCGACCCGTGCCCGAACGACCTCGGTCGCGACGTCGAGCTCATGGCGGAGGCCGCGCAGCGCGCGGGCTTCCAGATCGTGTGCGCGACCGGCCTCTACAAGCAGGAGGAGGGCGGCGTCGCCTACTGGCACTTCCGCAACAACTTCGGCCCCGCGGTCGACGCGATGGCCGAGCTCTTCATCCGCGAGATCGAGGACGGCATCGGGTCGACCGGCATCAAGCCCGGGATCATCAAGGTGGCGACGGGCGTCGGTCGCATCACGGACTACGAGAAGCAGGTGCTCGAGGCCGCGGCGCGCGCGTCCGTCGCGACCGGCACGCCGATCACGACGCACACCGACCAGGGCACGATGGGCGACGAGCAGCAGCGCATCCTGACCGGGCACGGCGTCGCGCCCGAGCGCATCGTCGTCGGGCACTCGTGCGGAACGTCGGACCACGACTACCACTGGCGCATCGCGCGCGCGGGCTCCTACCTCGGGTTCGATCGCTTCGGCCTCGACATGATCCATCCCGACGCCGAGCGGGTGGCGTCGCTCCTGCGTCTGCTCGAGCGCGGCGCGGGCGACCGCATCGTCGTCTCGCACGACACGGTCTGGTGCTGGCGCGGCGCGCCGGTGCCGGACCCGTCGATCCAGGCCGCGATGGAGCAGGTCTGGCACCCGCTCCACTTCACGCGGCGCATCGCGCCGAAGCTGCGCGAGGGCGGCGCCACGGACGCGCAGATCGAGCGGCTGCTCGTCGACAACCCGCGCGCCTACTTCTCGGGGGCCAAGCTCGCGGCGCTGTCCTGA